The Aquificaceae bacterium genome includes a region encoding these proteins:
- a CDS encoding aminotransferase class I/II-fold pyridoxal phosphate-dependent enzyme, with amino-acid sequence MGRLDRVSPFIVMDILKEAQNIGDVVHMEIGEPDLEPPPGAVEALERAVREKRYFYTPSLGLWELRERVARHYYEYYHVDVSPSRVIITTGTSGAFLVAYAILMNAGEKVVLSDPSYPCYKNFAHVLDIEPLFVRVDRSTRYQIVPDQLKDLQDFTAVHISSPANPTGTLYEEDNLKALVEYCEERGKYFISDEIYHGLVYDRKEKTALEFSQKAIVINGFSKAFCMPGFRLGWMILPDEDMVRRAELVIQNLYISAPVLSQYAALEAFDYDYLRRVRDVYRERRDFLYADLRDLLDIDAYPDGAFYIWASVEKYGLDGYSLSQELLRKARVAVTPGIDFGTNNTDRYIRISFAKDGGTLREGARRIRDYFMR; translated from the coding sequence ATGGGAAGACTTGACAGGGTAAGTCCTTTTATAGTTATGGACATCCTCAAGGAGGCTCAGAACATAGGGGATGTAGTCCATATGGAAATAGGCGAGCCAGACCTTGAACCTCCACCCGGTGCAGTAGAGGCTCTTGAGAGGGCTGTGAGGGAAAAGAGATACTTCTACACACCAAGCCTCGGCCTATGGGAACTCAGGGAACGCGTAGCCCGGCACTATTACGAATACTATCATGTTGACGTATCCCCATCAAGAGTTATCATAACAACGGGCACATCAGGAGCCTTTCTTGTGGCCTATGCCATACTTATGAACGCAGGAGAAAAGGTTGTGCTTTCTGACCCTTCCTACCCCTGCTACAAGAACTTTGCTCATGTGCTGGACATAGAGCCCCTTTTTGTAAGGGTAGACAGAAGCACAAGGTATCAGATAGTCCCCGACCAGTTAAAAGACCTCCAGGACTTTACTGCTGTCCATATATCCTCTCCTGCAAACCCCACTGGCACACTCTATGAGGAGGATAATCTGAAGGCACTTGTAGAATACTGTGAGGAGAGGGGTAAATACTTCATATCGGATGAGATATACCATGGTCTTGTTTATGATAGAAAGGAAAAAACCGCCCTTGAATTCAGCCAGAAGGCTATAGTTATAAATGGGTTTTCAAAGGCTTTCTGCATGCCTGGCTTCAGGCTTGGCTGGATGATACTCCCTGATGAAGATATGGTAAGAAGGGCAGAGCTGGTTATACAGAACCTCTACATATCTGCCCCAGTTCTGAGCCAGTATGCTGCCCTGGAAGCTTTTGACTATGACTATCTGAGAAGGGTCAGGGATGTTTACAGGGAGAGAAGGGATTTTCTTTACGCGGATTTAAGGGATTTACTTGATATTGATGCATATCCCGATGGTGCCTTCTACATCTGGGCGAGCGTAGAAAAGTATGGACTTGATGGCTACAGCCTGTCGCAGGAGCTTTTGAGAAAGGCAAGGGTTGCAGTTACGCCGGGTATAGATTTTGGAACCAACAACACAGATAGATACATAAGGATATCCTTTGCAAAGGATGGAGGCACCCTCAGAGAGGGTGCCAGAAGGATAAGGGATTACTTTATGAGATAG
- a CDS encoding OmpA family protein encodes MRKAVLAVALFSGVVFAQQKPMDPCGSPQEVFSKYMLDKCYKGYFDAIVESKKLAEEANKKAEEANRKVGDLEGRVKKLEGVAEDHEKRIRALEQRPAPAPKREDGVGPYRWQLEEVGVVFFDFDRFNIKKSEAKKLDDMVEKLRGDSREVLIVGFADTRGSSRYNFNLSMWRAQMVASYLAKKGVDIGRMRIASYGKEVADLLGPKHAQQRAVRIYLIK; translated from the coding sequence ATGAGAAAGGCAGTTCTTGCTGTAGCTCTTTTCTCCGGAGTTGTATTTGCCCAACAGAAGCCCATGGACCCCTGCGGAAGTCCTCAAGAGGTTTTCTCTAAATACATGTTGGACAAGTGCTACAAGGGATATTTTGATGCAATAGTTGAGAGCAAGAAGCTGGCAGAAGAGGCAAACAAAAAGGCAGAAGAGGCAAACAGGAAGGTTGGAGACCTTGAAGGAAGGGTTAAGAAGCTGGAGGGTGTGGCTGAAGACCACGAAAAAAGGATAAGGGCTCTTGAACAGAGGCCAGCACCTGCACCCAAAAGAGAAGATGGAGTTGGTCCCTACAGATGGCAGCTGGAGGAAGTAGGAGTGGTTTTCTTTGATTTTGACAGGTTCAACATAAAGAAGTCTGAAGCCAAAAAACTTGACGATATGGTGGAAAAGCTAAGAGGCGATAGCAGAGAGGTGCTTATAGTAGGTTTTGCAGACACAAGGGGAAGCAGCAGGTATAACTTCAACCTATCCATGTGGAGGGCGCAGATGGTTGCCAGCTATCTTGCAAAGAAGGGAGTAGACATTGGAAGAATGAGAATAGCCTCTTACGGTAAGGAGGTGGCAGACCTTCTGGGTCCAAAACATGCGCAGCAGAGGGCTGTGAGAATCTATCTCATAAAGTAA
- a CDS encoding MoxR family ATPase, whose translation MELETVVSEIKRVLKGKDEVVNYSLICLLSGGHLLLEDVPGVGKTTLALSMARVLGLSFARIQFTSDLLPSDILGVSLYDQSKKSFVFKKGPIFNNLILADEINRATPKTQSALLEAMAEGKVSVDGVTHELPQPFFVIATQNPVEQHGTYPLPESQLDRFSMRLSLGYPDMETEAQILRGENPLEKVERLKPVVKLQDLASVMESIRKFYVSPEVAHLAVEIAHATRQHPGILLGVSTRGLMHLINCAKAMAFTRDRDFVVPEDILELAPLCLSHRIITREGEQADEIMRSIVEKLRASFKT comes from the coding sequence ATGGAACTTGAAACAGTTGTATCAGAAATAAAGAGGGTGCTGAAGGGGAAGGACGAGGTAGTGAACTACTCCCTCATATGCCTCCTTTCTGGAGGGCATCTTCTTTTGGAGGATGTGCCAGGTGTGGGGAAAACAACCCTTGCCCTTTCAATGGCAAGAGTTCTGGGTCTTTCCTTTGCAAGGATTCAGTTCACAAGCGACCTTCTTCCTTCAGACATACTTGGAGTGAGTCTCTACGATCAGTCAAAAAAGTCCTTTGTTTTCAAGAAAGGGCCCATATTCAACAACCTCATACTTGCAGATGAGATAAACAGGGCTACACCCAAAACCCAGAGTGCCCTTTTGGAAGCCATGGCAGAGGGGAAGGTCTCCGTGGATGGCGTAACCCACGAGCTTCCACAGCCCTTCTTCGTTATAGCAACCCAGAACCCTGTGGAACAGCACGGCACTTATCCTCTTCCAGAATCCCAGCTTGACAGGTTCAGCATGAGGCTGAGCCTCGGATACCCAGACATGGAAACGGAGGCCCAGATATTGAGGGGAGAAAATCCCCTTGAAAAAGTTGAAAGGTTAAAACCGGTGGTAAAGCTTCAGGACCTAGCCTCTGTCATGGAAAGTATAAGAAAGTTCTACGTTTCTCCAGAAGTTGCCCACCTTGCGGTGGAAATAGCCCATGCCACCAGGCAGCACCCTGGGATACTGCTCGGTGTATCCACGAGGGGTCTCATGCACCTCATAAACTGCGCCAAGGCGATGGCCTTCACAAGGGACAGAGATTTCGTTGTTCCAGAGGACATTCTTGAACTTGCCCCACTATGCCTTTCTCACAGGATAATAACACGAGAGGGGGAGCAGGCGGACGAAATCATGAGGAGTATAGTTGAAAAACTCAGAGCTTCCTTTAAAACTTAA
- the rimP gene encoding ribosome maturation factor RimP — protein sequence MHLQEKLIAERVKELVEPIVRNMGYRLFDVEFRSERGWVLRIILDKEGGITLGDCEEVSKRISALLDVEDIIPVSYVLEVSSPGLTRELTKPSHFEFFQGRLIRVVLREPVEGKREFRGYIEEIREGILRLKEKDTGKEYHIPLSIIARANLELERW from the coding sequence ATGCATTTGCAGGAAAAGTTGATAGCGGAAAGAGTGAAGGAGCTTGTGGAGCCAATAGTGAGAAACATGGGTTACAGACTTTTCGATGTGGAGTTCAGGTCTGAGAGGGGATGGGTGCTCAGAATAATACTTGATAAGGAAGGAGGCATAACCCTTGGGGACTGCGAGGAGGTAAGCAAAAGAATAAGCGCCCTGCTGGATGTGGAGGATATAATACCTGTTTCCTATGTGCTTGAGGTATCCTCACCCGGGCTGACAAGAGAGCTAACAAAACCTTCACACTTTGAGTTCTTTCAGGGAAGGCTCATAAGGGTGGTTCTCAGAGAACCTGTGGAAGGAAAGAGAGAGTTCAGGGGATACATAGAGGAGATTAGAGAAGGCATCCTTCGGCTCAAGGAAAAGGATACGGGTAAAGAATACCACATTCCCCTCTCCATCATCGCCAGAGCCAACCTGGAGCTTGAAAGATGGTAA
- the nusA gene encoding transcription termination factor NusA — protein MVKNLKKLIEQVAKDKNLPEWVVEKSLKNAIALAIKRDRRIKEELEVHLEDDQIKVCIVRRKNGELAKFPLDISTEDVNRIAAHAAKEEFLKELEKAEEERGYLEYLEREGEIVFGIVRRVTDEGEVIVDLGKVVGILPPREQIRKEEYKQGSRLKALLLSVREKKGRYEIILSRTHPRFLKKLIEHEVPEVARGDVVIKAIVREPGERAKVLVHSEDPKIDPVGVIVGIRGSRIAPISEELSGEKIDIIRWTSDEEELIKRSISPAPVSRIRLDRKNKRAEVAVPKEKLSLAIGKYGVNVKLANRLTGWHIDVMSEEDFEALMKLT, from the coding sequence ATGGTAAAAAACCTCAAGAAGCTCATAGAACAGGTGGCAAAGGATAAGAACCTTCCTGAATGGGTTGTAGAGAAGTCTCTTAAGAACGCCATAGCACTCGCCATAAAAAGGGACAGGAGGATAAAGGAAGAGCTTGAAGTGCACCTTGAGGATGACCAGATAAAGGTATGCATAGTGAGAAGGAAAAACGGTGAGCTGGCAAAGTTTCCTCTGGACATATCAACAGAGGATGTGAACAGAATTGCCGCCCACGCAGCAAAAGAGGAGTTTCTGAAAGAGCTGGAAAAGGCGGAGGAGGAGAGGGGATACCTTGAATACCTTGAAAGAGAGGGAGAGATAGTGTTTGGCATAGTGAGGAGGGTAACGGATGAAGGAGAGGTTATAGTGGACCTGGGTAAGGTGGTGGGGATACTTCCACCAAGGGAACAGATAAGGAAAGAGGAATACAAGCAGGGGAGCAGACTCAAAGCCCTGCTTCTCAGCGTGAGAGAAAAAAAGGGAAGGTACGAAATTATACTGTCAAGGACGCATCCCAGATTTCTCAAAAAGCTCATAGAACATGAGGTGCCGGAGGTTGCCAGAGGTGATGTGGTCATAAAAGCCATAGTTAGAGAGCCGGGAGAGAGGGCAAAGGTGCTCGTGCACTCCGAAGACCCCAAGATTGACCCCGTGGGTGTTATAGTGGGTATAAGAGGTTCAAGAATAGCCCCCATATCTGAGGAGCTTTCTGGTGAAAAGATAGACATAATAAGATGGACCTCCGATGAGGAGGAACTTATAAAGAGAAGCATATCCCCCGCTCCTGTGTCAAGGATAAGGCTTGACAGAAAGAACAAAAGGGCGGAGGTAGCGGTGCCTAAAGAAAAGCTGTCCCTTGCCATAGGTAAGTATGGTGTAAATGTCAAACTGGCAAACAGACTTACGGGCTGGCATATAGATGTGATGTCTGAGGAAGACTTTGAAGCCCTGATGAAACTTACATGA
- a CDS encoding class I SAM-dependent RNA methyltransferase — MNSQEGLYIKKLVYGGYGLAQKEGKNVLVDYALPGEIVDVQSLQEKKDYSLARVKKVIMPSSARREPPCPYFGTCGGCQLQHMEYSAQIKSKEEILLETLSRIGKLKVSKLEPSLFSEEFAYRVRVQFKVSGGKLGFFERRSYRLVEIEKCLVAHPAINELIPSLKELAVRLDGLKEIHVLYSPQEGEALLKLLSEKSFPRERLKKLTETTLPKKVVGVCLYREHRLHTIGRDFTFVRIGPYRYRVSMDSFLQVNHLLWEAFVNSALPGERFDRVLELHCGIGFFSLFLAGRSDFVLSYDTSRSAIRDAEYNARINSVSNVSFQQESSMEALKRHAGEAIDLLFLDPPRSGLSDGETKLILKNSPREIVYVSCEPTTLARDLKVLVKGGYRLTSLRMVDNFPNTYHIEAIAHLRLE, encoded by the coding sequence ATGAACTCTCAGGAAGGTCTATACATAAAAAAGCTCGTCTACGGTGGTTATGGTCTTGCACAGAAGGAGGGCAAAAATGTTCTCGTGGACTATGCCCTTCCTGGAGAGATAGTGGATGTTCAGAGCCTTCAGGAAAAGAAGGACTATTCTCTTGCAAGGGTGAAGAAGGTGATAATGCCCTCCTCTGCCAGGAGAGAACCACCATGCCCTTATTTTGGGACCTGCGGAGGCTGTCAGCTCCAGCATATGGAATATTCAGCTCAGATAAAGTCAAAGGAAGAGATACTTCTTGAAACACTGAGTAGGATTGGAAAGCTGAAGGTAAGTAAGCTTGAACCTTCCCTCTTTTCTGAAGAGTTTGCATACAGGGTCAGGGTCCAGTTCAAAGTTTCCGGTGGAAAGCTGGGATTCTTTGAGAGAAGGAGCTACAGACTTGTGGAGATAGAGAAGTGCCTTGTGGCGCATCCTGCTATCAACGAGCTTATTCCGTCCCTGAAGGAGCTTGCGGTCAGGCTTGATGGTCTTAAGGAAATACATGTGCTTTACTCCCCGCAGGAGGGAGAGGCCCTCCTCAAGCTCCTTTCAGAGAAAAGCTTTCCAAGAGAAAGGCTTAAAAAGCTTACAGAAACCACGCTTCCCAAGAAAGTTGTTGGCGTTTGTCTTTACAGAGAACACAGGTTGCATACCATCGGCAGAGATTTTACCTTTGTAAGGATTGGTCCCTACAGATACAGGGTAAGTATGGACTCCTTCCTTCAGGTGAACCATCTTCTCTGGGAAGCCTTTGTGAATTCTGCCCTTCCCGGAGAGAGGTTCGACAGGGTGCTTGAGCTACACTGTGGAATAGGCTTTTTTAGCCTTTTCCTTGCTGGCAGGTCCGACTTTGTCCTCTCCTACGACACAAGCAGGTCTGCCATAAGAGATGCAGAGTATAACGCCAGAATCAACTCTGTTAGCAATGTGAGCTTTCAGCAGGAAAGCAGTATGGAAGCCCTCAAAAGACATGCAGGAGAAGCCATAGACCTTCTTTTCCTTGACCCACCGCGGTCAGGACTTTCCGATGGCGAGACAAAGCTTATTCTTAAGAACAGTCCCCGAGAAATTGTATATGTCTCATGTGAGCCCACAACCCTCGCTAGAGACCTGAAGGTTCTGGTAAAGGGTGGATACAGACTGACGAGCCTGAGGATGGTTGATAACTTTCCCAATACCTATCATATTGAAGCAATAGCTCATCTGAGGCTGGAGTAA
- a CDS encoding ribonucleoside-diphosphate reductase subunit alpha: MHVLKRSGKKESLDISKIRIVIDFACAGIDVDPMELELDAQIQFRDGISTKEIQQLLIRTAAEKVSPQTPQWQYVAARLLLYDLYKDVGHLRGYKVKDKINGKYKPYNPESFYRLVKTYAERGIYGDYLIREYTEEDFNQLARYIDPDRDLLFTYTGIKVLADRYLVRDEDGNIIELPQEMYMLIAMTLALPEKREDRLGYAKLFYDLMSRHEVSLATPTLMNARRTHTQLSSCFVLTVDDDLYDIFDNVQKAGQISKFAGGLGIYLGKIRATGAPIRKFKGASSGVLPVVKILNDVMIYVDQLGMRKGSASITLDIWHKDILEFLEVKTNVGDERKKAHDIHPAIAIPDLFMKRLKARQKWTLIDPYYCKNVKDGKNLEDLYGEEFEELYERLEREVPSNAKKEVDAFELWKRLLTVVFETGEPYIFFRDTANRLNPNKHCGMVYSSNLCHEIVQNMSATTHIEDTLQEDGTIVHRKRAGDVVVCNLGSINLGKVYSKEDMERVVPLLVRMLDNVISINFYAIKEAEWTNRRYRSIGIGVSNYHYCLVKKGIQWESEEHLEFTKELFERIAFYAIKGSMELAKERGAYPLFEGSDWSRGVFFGRSAEENRRISKNGFDWVSLAEEVKKNGMRNAYLLAVMPTGSTSLIVGATPSIDPIFAKFYKEENMSGILPQVPPEIDRYFWHYKSAYSIDQEWVIRAAAARQKWIDQAQSLNLFIDPEQIDGPRLSRLYELAWELGLKTVYYTRSKSMTDIEECESCST; encoded by the coding sequence ATGCACGTCCTCAAAAGGAGCGGAAAGAAGGAGTCTCTGGACATTTCCAAGATTCGTATAGTCATAGATTTTGCGTGTGCAGGTATAGACGTGGACCCTATGGAGCTGGAGCTGGATGCTCAGATACAGTTCAGGGACGGCATAAGCACAAAGGAGATACAGCAGCTCCTTATAAGGACAGCAGCAGAAAAGGTTTCACCTCAGACTCCTCAGTGGCAGTATGTGGCGGCAAGGCTCCTTCTTTACGACCTTTACAAGGATGTGGGGCATCTCAGGGGTTATAAGGTAAAGGACAAGATAAACGGTAAATACAAACCTTACAACCCGGAGAGTTTCTACAGGCTTGTAAAAACCTACGCGGAAAGGGGAATATATGGAGATTATCTTATCAGGGAATACACAGAAGAGGACTTTAACCAGCTCGCCAGATATATAGACCCAGACAGGGACCTGCTTTTTACCTACACAGGAATAAAGGTGCTTGCAGACAGGTATCTGGTGAGGGATGAGGATGGAAACATAATAGAGCTTCCTCAGGAGATGTATATGCTAATAGCCATGACCCTCGCTCTTCCCGAGAAAAGGGAAGATAGACTCGGCTATGCAAAACTCTTCTATGACCTTATGAGCAGACATGAAGTATCTCTTGCCACCCCTACTCTGATGAACGCCAGAAGAACCCACACACAGCTGAGCTCCTGCTTTGTGCTTACGGTGGATGACGACTTGTATGACATTTTTGACAACGTGCAGAAGGCTGGTCAGATTTCCAAGTTTGCAGGTGGTCTTGGCATATACCTTGGAAAGATAAGGGCAACGGGCGCTCCCATAAGGAAGTTCAAGGGGGCAAGCTCTGGCGTCCTTCCGGTGGTCAAAATTCTCAACGATGTGATGATATATGTGGACCAGCTCGGGATGAGAAAGGGTTCTGCAAGTATAACCCTTGACATATGGCACAAGGACATACTGGAATTTCTTGAAGTAAAGACCAACGTGGGCGATGAGAGGAAAAAGGCTCACGACATACATCCGGCTATAGCCATACCCGACCTATTTATGAAAAGGCTTAAGGCAAGGCAGAAGTGGACCCTTATTGACCCCTACTACTGCAAGAATGTAAAGGATGGCAAAAACCTTGAGGACCTCTACGGAGAAGAGTTTGAGGAGCTATACGAGAGGCTGGAAAGGGAGGTTCCATCCAACGCAAAGAAGGAAGTGGACGCCTTTGAGCTCTGGAAGAGGCTTCTGACCGTTGTCTTTGAAACGGGGGAGCCCTATATCTTTTTCAGGGATACCGCAAACAGACTTAACCCCAACAAACACTGCGGAATGGTATACAGCTCTAATTTATGCCATGAAATAGTGCAGAACATGTCTGCAACCACGCACATAGAGGATACCCTGCAGGAGGATGGCACCATAGTCCACAGGAAAAGAGCCGGTGATGTAGTGGTCTGCAATCTGGGGTCTATAAACCTTGGAAAAGTCTACTCAAAGGAGGATATGGAAAGGGTGGTGCCGCTTCTTGTAAGGATGCTGGACAATGTGATAAGCATAAACTTCTATGCAATAAAGGAGGCAGAGTGGACAAATCGCAGATACAGGTCCATAGGTATAGGCGTGAGCAACTACCACTACTGCCTTGTAAAAAAGGGTATCCAGTGGGAGTCAGAGGAGCACCTTGAGTTTACAAAGGAGCTTTTTGAAAGAATAGCCTTCTACGCTATAAAGGGTTCCATGGAGCTGGCAAAGGAAAGGGGAGCATATCCCCTCTTTGAAGGTTCAGACTGGAGCAGGGGTGTATTCTTTGGAAGGTCTGCGGAGGAAAACAGGAGGATTTCAAAGAACGGTTTTGACTGGGTATCCCTTGCGGAAGAGGTCAAAAAGAACGGCATGAGAAACGCCTATCTGCTGGCAGTTATGCCCACGGGCTCCACCTCCCTCATAGTGGGTGCCACACCTTCCATAGACCCAATTTTTGCCAAGTTTTACAAAGAGGAAAACATGTCTGGCATCCTGCCTCAGGTGCCTCCAGAGATTGATAGATACTTCTGGCACTACAAGAGCGCCTACAGTATAGACCAGGAATGGGTCATAAGAGCGGCGGCTGCAAGGCAGAAGTGGATAGACCAGGCGCAGTCCCTTAACCTCTTCATAGACCCCGAGCAGATAGATGGTCCAAGGCTTTCAAGACTTTACGAACTTGCCTGGGAACTTGGACTCAAAACAGTTTACTATACAAGGAGCAAGTCCATGACAGACATTGAAGAATGTGAAAGCTGCTCCACATGA
- a CDS encoding ribonucleotide-diphosphate reductase subunit beta encodes MERTIIFNPGGDREPSKRRIAFGNPTNIMELNSVKYQWAFDLYKTMGFTNFWIPEEIPMNEDRKQYEKELSQYEKRAYEMVLSFLIALDSYQVNMLKEFARYITAPELVMALTSQEFQEALHSYSYQFVLESVVDPRIADEIYNYWRQDQVLMERNRVIAELYNEFIRKPTEENFIKAVFGNYVLESLYFYSGFAFFYTLGRQGKMRNTVQQIKYINRDELTHVTLFRNIILTLREEQPELFTPELEKWVYEFFRFATEKEIEWGKYVTQNQILGLNDYLIDRYIKYLSNLRLTQLGYKPLYPEVTDNPMKWIDQFRTINDTKTDFFQAKPQTYAKRSELKW; translated from the coding sequence ATGGAAAGGACTATAATCTTCAATCCAGGAGGCGACAGAGAACCCTCAAAGCGAAGGATAGCCTTTGGCAATCCCACCAACATAATGGAGCTGAACAGCGTCAAGTATCAGTGGGCTTTTGACCTCTACAAGACAATGGGCTTTACCAACTTCTGGATTCCCGAAGAGATACCTATGAATGAGGACAGAAAACAGTATGAGAAGGAGCTATCCCAGTATGAGAAAAGAGCCTATGAGATGGTTCTCTCCTTCCTTATAGCCCTTGACTCCTATCAGGTGAACATGCTTAAAGAGTTTGCACGCTACATTACAGCACCTGAGCTTGTTATGGCTCTCACTTCCCAGGAGTTTCAGGAAGCACTTCACAGCTATTCTTACCAGTTTGTGCTTGAGAGCGTTGTGGACCCCAGGATTGCGGACGAGATATACAACTACTGGAGGCAGGACCAGGTTCTTATGGAACGCAACAGGGTCATCGCAGAGCTATACAACGAGTTCATAAGAAAACCAACAGAAGAAAACTTCATAAAGGCAGTCTTCGGGAACTATGTGCTCGAGAGTCTGTATTTTTACTCTGGCTTTGCCTTCTTCTATACCCTGGGAAGGCAGGGGAAGATGAGGAATACGGTTCAGCAGATAAAGTATATCAACAGGGATGAACTTACGCATGTGACCCTCTTTAGAAACATCATCCTTACCCTCAGGGAAGAACAGCCAGAACTTTTTACGCCAGAGCTTGAAAAATGGGTCTATGAATTTTTCAGGTTTGCCACGGAAAAGGAGATAGAGTGGGGCAAATACGTGACCCAGAACCAGATACTTGGGCTGAACGATTACCTGATAGACAGGTATATAAAGTATCTTTCCAACCTCAGGCTCACGCAGCTTGGCTACAAACCACTCTATCCGGAGGTTACAGACAACCCAATGAAATGGATAGACCAGTTCAGAACGATAAACGACACAAAAACCGACTTCTTCCAGGCAAAGCCACAGACCTATGCCAAAAGAAGCGAACTAAAGTGGTAG
- the folK gene encoding 2-amino-4-hydroxy-6-hydroxymethyldihydropteridine diphosphokinase — protein sequence MPVCYIAFGSNVEDRLSYILKALELLKDYGSILKVSTLYISKPWGKTDQPEFINGVLEFETKLEPIGLLKVLKEIEQKTGRKPRERWGPREIDLDILLYENHILMLSFLRVPHLYLTERDFFLFPLLELNPNLLHPLRRDRLQTYAEKLENNLKPFACLLPL from the coding sequence GGCAGCAATGTGGAGGACAGGCTCTCTTACATCCTGAAAGCCCTTGAGCTTTTGAAGGACTATGGCTCTATCCTGAAAGTCTCCACCCTATACATAAGCAAACCCTGGGGCAAGACAGACCAGCCTGAGTTTATAAACGGCGTCCTTGAGTTTGAAACTAAGCTGGAACCTATAGGCCTCCTTAAAGTTTTGAAGGAAATTGAGCAGAAGACTGGCAGGAAGCCAAGGGAAAGATGGGGACCGAGGGAGATAGACCTTGACATACTGCTGTATGAAAACCACATCCTGATGCTCAGCTTTCTGAGAGTTCCGCATCTTTACCTGACAGAGAGGGATTTTTTCCTTTTCCCACTTCTTGAGCTGAACCCAAACCTACTTCACCCTCTCAGGAGAGATAGGCTTCAGACTTATGCAGAAAAGCTCGAAAACAATCTGAAGCCCTTTGCCTGTCTTCTACCACTTTAG